Proteins encoded by one window of Bauldia sp.:
- the dxr gene encoding 1-deoxy-D-xylulose-5-phosphate reductoisomerase: protein MVSARAAALGHSPAVAPRRVTILGATGSIGTSTLSVLAERPEAFAVEAVTANANAVQLAALARKAGARIAVLADPAGYADLKAALAGTGIAAAAGPAAVVEAALRPVDVVVAAIVGAAGLAPTYAAVSAGTCVALANKECLVSAGALFMGAVKRTGSALLPVDSEHNAIFQILEGRDHASVERILVTASGGPFRTWSLEQMAKATAAEALRHPKWSMGPKITIDSATLMNKGLELIEAHYLFDQPADRLGVLIHPQSIVHGLVSFTNGYLMAALSAPDMRTPIAHCLAWPQPSRGAGRRLDLAEIAHLEFSAPDPDRFPALRIAGEALEAGGAATNILSAANEIAVMAFLAGKIGFLEIARMVADTLYKAAELINRAPATIEEAVALDAEARRIAGQLVARSG from the coding sequence ATGGTGAGCGCCCGCGCCGCTGCGCTCGGACATTCCCCCGCCGTCGCGCCGCGGCGGGTCACCATCCTCGGCGCCACCGGCTCCATCGGCACCAGCACCCTGTCGGTGCTTGCCGAGCGTCCTGAAGCCTTCGCGGTTGAGGCCGTCACCGCCAATGCCAACGCCGTGCAGCTTGCCGCGCTGGCGCGGAAGGCCGGGGCGCGGATCGCGGTGCTTGCCGACCCTGCCGGATACGCCGACCTCAAGGCCGCACTCGCCGGCACGGGCATCGCCGCGGCGGCCGGTCCGGCCGCCGTTGTCGAGGCGGCGCTCCGCCCGGTCGATGTCGTGGTTGCGGCCATCGTCGGCGCGGCCGGTCTGGCGCCGACCTACGCGGCGGTCAGCGCGGGCACCTGCGTCGCGCTCGCCAACAAGGAGTGCCTGGTCTCGGCCGGCGCGCTGTTCATGGGCGCGGTCAAGCGCACCGGCTCGGCGCTGCTGCCGGTCGATTCCGAGCACAACGCCATCTTCCAGATTCTGGAGGGCCGCGATCACGCGAGCGTCGAGCGGATCCTCGTCACCGCGTCGGGTGGCCCCTTCCGCACCTGGTCGCTGGAGCAGATGGCGAAGGCGACCGCGGCGGAGGCGCTCCGCCATCCGAAATGGTCGATGGGACCGAAGATCACGATCGATTCCGCGACGCTGATGAACAAGGGCCTCGAGCTGATCGAGGCCCACTATCTTTTCGACCAGCCGGCCGATCGCCTTGGCGTGCTGATCCATCCGCAGTCCATCGTCCACGGTCTTGTGTCGTTCACCAACGGCTACCTCATGGCGGCGCTTTCGGCGCCTGACATGCGCACGCCCATCGCCCACTGCCTGGCATGGCCGCAGCCGAGTCGCGGCGCCGGGCGGCGGCTGGACCTCGCCGAGATCGCCCATCTCGAATTCAGCGCCCCCGATCCCGATCGCTTCCCGGCGCTGCGGATTGCCGGCGAGGCGCTGGAGGCGGGCGGGGCGGCGACCAATATCCTCAGCGCGGCCAACGAGATAGCGGTCATGGCTTTTCTGGCCGGCAAGATCGGCTTCCTTGAAATCGCCCGAATGGTCGCCGACACGCTGTACAAGGCGGCGGAATTGATTAACCGGGCTCCGGCCACAATCGAGGAAGCCGTCGCGCTCGACGCGGAAGCGCGGCGCATTGCCGGCCAGTTGGTTGCCAGGTCAGGCTGA
- a CDS encoding phosphatidate cytidylyltransferase: MTDQSAGGARLTPAGSGNELLVRLLSALALAAIALIGAIFGGWAAAIVLAVVTAIFHLEWVSLTDRAAFPGAVFTVALVLAIAMTAMGLVIGGLTLVALAIAFSALTLSVWRPLGVAYAAMLGVGLLVLRLTPGGLQAVLVVLAIVWATDTGAYFAGRAIGGAKLAPQISPNKTQAGAIGGLLLGVVAGIVVAILAGIPVTAPLVVIAAVLSVVSQAGDLFESWVKRMFGAKDSGTIIPGHGGLMDRVDGLATAAGAAAIIGWLHAGANVSVGLLQW, translated from the coding sequence TTGACCGACCAGAGCGCCGGCGGCGCGCGCCTGACGCCGGCCGGCAGCGGCAACGAACTCCTCGTCCGCCTTCTCTCCGCGCTGGCACTGGCCGCGATCGCCCTCATCGGCGCGATTTTCGGCGGATGGGCGGCGGCGATCGTTCTGGCGGTGGTGACCGCCATCTTCCATCTCGAATGGGTGAGCCTCACCGACCGCGCGGCATTTCCCGGCGCGGTGTTCACCGTCGCCCTGGTGCTCGCCATCGCGATGACGGCGATGGGCCTCGTCATCGGCGGCCTCACGCTGGTGGCGCTCGCCATCGCGTTCTCGGCGCTGACGCTCAGCGTCTGGCGGCCGCTGGGCGTTGCCTACGCGGCGATGCTTGGCGTCGGGCTGCTGGTGCTGCGCCTGACGCCCGGCGGGCTGCAGGCGGTACTGGTGGTGCTCGCCATCGTCTGGGCGACCGACACCGGCGCCTATTTCGCCGGCCGCGCGATCGGCGGCGCCAAGCTCGCGCCGCAGATCTCGCCCAACAAGACGCAGGCCGGCGCGATCGGCGGCCTTCTGCTCGGCGTCGTCGCCGGCATCGTCGTCGCCATCCTCGCCGGCATTCCGGTCACCGCGCCGCTGGTCGTCATCGCGGCCGTTCTGTCGGTCGTCTCGCAGGCCGGCGACCTGTTCGAGTCTTGGGTCAAGCGCATGTTCGGCGCCAAGGATTCCGGCACGATCATCCCAGGTCACGGCGGATTGATGGACCGCGTCGATGGGCTGGCGACCGCCGCCGGCGCCGCCGCCATCATCGGCTGGCTGCATGCCGGCGCCAATGTCTCGGTCGGGCTGCTGCAATGGTGA
- a CDS encoding isoprenyl transferase, which yields MPVLADQQTVPEARSGAGLPRHVAIIMDGNGRWAKARGLPRSEGHRRGVEAVRRTVKGAIDLGVHHLTLFSFSSENWSRPAEEVDFLFGLFRHYIRRDVAELHAAGVRITVIGKRAGLPGDILRMIEEAEALTANNRALELIFAFNYGARDEIVRAVQALAEDVKSGKVEPAAITEATISGRLDTASFPDPDLIIRTSGELRLSNFLLWQSAYSELVFVPVLWPDFGIDALRAAIEEFGGRTRRYGGRGSA from the coding sequence ATGCCAGTCCTTGCCGATCAGCAGACAGTGCCGGAGGCGCGCTCGGGAGCGGGCCTGCCGCGGCATGTCGCGATCATCATGGACGGCAACGGCCGCTGGGCGAAGGCGAGGGGCCTGCCGCGCAGCGAAGGTCATCGCCGCGGGGTCGAGGCCGTGCGGCGCACCGTCAAGGGCGCTATCGATCTCGGTGTCCATCACCTGACGCTGTTCTCCTTCTCGTCGGAAAACTGGTCGCGGCCCGCCGAGGAAGTCGATTTCCTGTTCGGCCTGTTTCGCCACTACATCCGCCGTGACGTGGCCGAGTTGCATGCCGCCGGCGTGCGCATCACGGTCATCGGCAAGCGCGCCGGGCTGCCGGGCGACATTCTCCGCATGATCGAGGAAGCCGAGGCGCTGACCGCCAATAACCGCGCGCTGGAGCTGATCTTCGCCTTCAACTATGGCGCCCGCGACGAGATCGTGCGCGCCGTGCAGGCGCTCGCCGAGGACGTCAAGTCGGGCAAGGTCGAGCCGGCGGCGATCACCGAGGCGACGATCAGCGGCCGCCTCGACACCGCCTCGTTCCCCGATCCCGATCTCATCATTCGCACCAGCGGCGAGCTCCGCCTGTCGAATTTCCTGTTGTGGCAGTCGGCCTATTCCGAGCTGGTTTTCGTGCCGGTGCTGTGGCCCGACTTCGGCATCGACGCGCTGCGGGCCGCGATCGAAGAATTCGGCGGCCGCACGCGCCGCTACGGCGGCCGGGGTTCGGCTTGA
- the frr gene encoding ribosome recycling factor, whose protein sequence is MDTGEIKRRMAGAVASLKGELSGLRTGRASSSLLEPIYVDAYGASMPLNQVASISVPESRMLSVQVWDKALVSAVDRAIREANLGLNPIMDGTLLRIPIPDLTADRRQELVKIAHKYAEQARVAVRHVRRDGHDLVKKEAKTLSEDDQRRQTDQIQKFTDDTIAEIDSILATKEAEITQV, encoded by the coding sequence ATGGATACCGGCGAAATCAAGCGGCGCATGGCAGGTGCGGTGGCCTCGCTCAAGGGCGAGCTTTCGGGGCTGAGGACCGGTCGCGCCTCGTCGAGCCTGCTCGAGCCGATCTACGTCGATGCCTACGGCGCCTCGATGCCGCTCAACCAGGTCGCCTCGATCAGCGTACCGGAGTCGCGCATGCTGTCGGTGCAGGTGTGGGACAAGGCGCTGGTCAGCGCCGTCGACCGCGCCATCCGCGAGGCGAACCTCGGCCTCAACCCGATCATGGACGGGACGCTTTTGCGCATCCCGATCCCCGATCTCACCGCCGACCGCCGGCAGGAGCTGGTCAAGATCGCGCACAAATATGCCGAGCAGGCGCGCGTCGCCGTGCGCCACGTGCGCCGCGACGGTCACGATCTGGTCAAGAAGGAAGCCAAGACGCTGAGCGAGGACGACCAGCGCCGGCAGACCGATCAGATCCAGAAATTCACCGACGATACGATCGCCGAGATCGACTCGATCCTGGCGACCAAGGAAGCCGAGATAACCCAGGTCTGA
- the pyrH gene encoding UMP kinase, producing the protein MPAPLRFKRVLLKVSGEALLGNQTFGIDDAVLTRIAGEIAEAAKLGVKIGVVAGGGNIYRGMSIQKAGGNRVAGDQMGMLATVLNSIALQQKLGALGTPTRIFSALAMPAICETFNQRSAEAAFEAGDVVLFAAGTGNPFVTTDSGAALRAAEMGCDALFKGTQVDGVYTADPKKDKTATRYDTLTYDAVVKQGLQVMDVGAVALARDNNIPLVVFSILQPGAFVDILKGTGRATIVSG; encoded by the coding sequence ATGCCCGCACCGCTTCGCTTCAAGAGGGTCCTCCTCAAGGTTTCGGGCGAAGCGCTACTCGGCAACCAGACCTTCGGCATTGACGACGCGGTGCTCACCCGCATCGCCGGCGAGATCGCCGAGGCCGCGAAGCTGGGCGTCAAGATCGGCGTCGTGGCCGGCGGCGGCAACATCTACCGCGGCATGAGCATCCAGAAGGCCGGCGGCAATCGCGTCGCCGGCGACCAGATGGGCATGCTGGCGACGGTGCTGAACTCCATCGCCCTGCAGCAGAAGCTCGGCGCGCTCGGCACGCCGACGCGCATCTTCTCGGCGCTCGCCATGCCGGCGATCTGCGAAACCTTCAACCAGCGCAGTGCCGAAGCCGCGTTCGAAGCGGGCGACGTCGTGCTGTTCGCGGCCGGCACCGGCAACCCGTTCGTCACCACCGATTCCGGCGCGGCGCTGCGTGCGGCCGAGATGGGCTGCGACGCGCTGTTCAAGGGCACGCAGGTCGACGGCGTCTATACCGCCGACCCGAAGAAGGACAAGACGGCCACCCGCTACGACACGCTGACCTACGACGCCGTCGTCAAGCAGGGGCTGCAGGTCATGGACGTCGGGGCGGTGGCGCTGGCGCGGGACAACAACATTCCGCTGGTCGTATTTTCGATCCTGCAGCCGGGCGCCTTCGTTGATATTCTGAAGGGCACCGGGCGGGCGACCATCGTCTCCGGCTAG
- a CDS encoding adenylate/guanylate cyclase domain-containing protein, which yields MAEGDASRRLAAVLAADVVGYSRLMAADESGTLTALKHHREAVFDPNVVRHHGRIVKLMGDGTLVEFGSVVDAVNCALAIQRAGDGRITLRIGINLGDVIIDGDDIYGDGVNIAARLEPLADPGGICISSIVHESIGGRVEVAFADGGEVQAKNIARPIRIWKWRPTADARRPPAAAMSPQPALPDAPSIAVLPFANMSGDPEQEYFSDGMTEDIITDLSKVPGLMVIARNSTFAYKGRHVDIPTIAGALHVRSVLEGSIRRVGNRVRVTAQLIDGASGGHLWADRYDRDLTDIFAVQDELTREIVGALKIKLSPGALPSASDSGTNNPEAQDAYFRGRAMLSGAIVNREVFLSGSVLLRRALELDPDFARPYGWLAVAYVNDFLNEWSDRHRDSLAEAHRLALAAVEKAPQDVLGHAALSLVLQVERKFDEARVELDLAAALNPNDALTMSMQAVLLLSRNRADEAIAGMEAAMRLDPAWAHGYLHYLGTAYLLAGKYETAAALFRERILIVPNTDVSRAYLAVALSFQGHIEEARAAWADMLRVNPGFDFEVHVARLPLSAEYMDKLREGLAKAGISP from the coding sequence ATGGCTGAGGGTGATGCATCGCGCAGGCTTGCGGCCGTACTGGCCGCCGACGTCGTCGGCTATTCGCGCCTGATGGCGGCCGACGAGTCGGGCACGCTCACCGCCCTGAAACATCACCGCGAAGCCGTCTTCGATCCGAACGTCGTGCGCCACCACGGCCGCATCGTGAAGCTGATGGGCGACGGCACGCTGGTCGAGTTCGGCAGCGTCGTCGACGCGGTCAACTGCGCGCTCGCTATCCAGCGCGCCGGCGACGGCAGGATCACGCTGCGCATCGGCATCAACCTCGGCGACGTCATCATCGACGGCGACGACATCTACGGCGACGGCGTCAACATCGCGGCGCGGCTGGAGCCGCTCGCCGATCCGGGCGGCATCTGCATCTCGTCGATCGTGCACGAAAGCATCGGCGGCCGCGTCGAGGTTGCCTTCGCCGACGGCGGCGAGGTGCAGGCCAAGAACATCGCGCGCCCGATCCGTATCTGGAAATGGCGCCCGACGGCGGACGCGCGGCGGCCGCCTGCCGCCGCCATGTCGCCGCAGCCGGCGTTGCCCGACGCGCCCTCGATCGCGGTACTGCCGTTCGCCAACATGTCCGGCGATCCGGAGCAGGAGTATTTCTCCGACGGCATGACCGAGGACATCATCACGGACCTATCCAAGGTGCCCGGGCTGATGGTCATCGCGCGCAACTCGACCTTCGCCTACAAGGGCCGGCACGTCGACATCCCGACGATCGCCGGGGCGCTGCATGTGCGCTCGGTGCTGGAGGGTTCCATCCGGCGCGTCGGAAACCGCGTGAGGGTCACCGCGCAGTTGATCGACGGCGCCAGCGGCGGCCATCTCTGGGCGGACCGCTACGACCGCGACCTCACCGATATCTTCGCCGTACAGGACGAGCTGACCCGCGAGATCGTCGGCGCACTCAAGATCAAGCTCAGCCCCGGCGCGCTGCCTTCGGCCTCGGACAGTGGCACGAATAATCCCGAGGCGCAGGACGCCTATTTCCGCGGCCGCGCCATGCTGAGCGGCGCCATCGTCAACCGCGAGGTGTTCCTCAGCGGCAGCGTGCTGCTCCGCCGCGCGCTGGAACTCGATCCGGATTTCGCCCGGCCGTACGGGTGGCTGGCCGTGGCTTACGTCAACGACTTCCTCAACGAATGGAGCGACCGCCACAGGGACTCGCTCGCCGAGGCGCACCGACTGGCGCTCGCCGCCGTCGAGAAGGCGCCGCAGGACGTCCTCGGTCACGCCGCGTTGTCGCTCGTCCTGCAGGTCGAGCGGAAATTCGACGAGGCGCGGGTGGAACTCGACCTCGCCGCGGCGCTCAATCCGAACGACGCGCTCACCATGTCGATGCAGGCCGTGCTGCTGCTCAGCCGCAACCGGGCCGATGAGGCCATCGCCGGCATGGAGGCCGCCATGCGGCTCGATCCCGCCTGGGCGCACGGCTACCTGCATTATCTCGGCACCGCCTATCTGCTCGCCGGCAAGTACGAGACCGCGGCGGCATTGTTCCGCGAGCGCATCCTGATCGTGCCGAACACCGACGTGTCGCGGGCCTATCTGGCAGTTGCCCTGTCTTTTCAGGGACATATCGAGGAGGCGCGGGCGGCTTGGGCGGATATGCTGCGGGTCAATCCGGGGTTCGATTTCGAGGTCCACGTCGCCCGGCTGCCGCTGTCGGCCGAATACATGGACAAGCTGCGGGAAGGGCTGGCGAAAGCCGGCATTTCGCCCTAG